Proteins encoded in a region of the Chryseobacterium piperi genome:
- a CDS encoding DUF1543 domain-containing protein, producing the protein MKLFYIILGATPKGRNIEQHDVFFGIGESLKDLVPDMKDFWKEAEGKIHLDCHQEVRFADGYEVKIVEKTDRPSQNQLYFINLGGYKKGYFEEFHEQHLMVGESMGEIVKRVKDTEFYKTMGFDTAVSHIDDKHGVDIDDIYNVNDILPEKMKEKYSIILEKSDAENQENPIGLGYLKIDKV; encoded by the coding sequence ATGAAATTATTCTATATTATCCTTGGTGCTACTCCTAAAGGTAGGAATATTGAACAGCATGATGTATTCTTTGGTATCGGAGAAAGCTTAAAAGATCTGGTTCCTGACATGAAAGATTTTTGGAAGGAGGCAGAAGGAAAAATTCATCTTGACTGTCATCAGGAAGTAAGGTTTGCTGACGGATACGAAGTGAAGATTGTTGAAAAAACAGATCGTCCGTCCCAAAATCAATTGTATTTTATTAACCTTGGAGGATACAAGAAAGGGTATTTTGAAGAATTTCATGAGCAGCATTTAATGGTTGGAGAATCAATGGGTGAAATTGTGAAGAGAGTAAAAGACACCGAATTTTATAAAACAATGGGTTTTGATACTGCAGTAAGTCATATTGATGATAAGCATGGAGTAGATATTGATGATATTTATAATGTTAACGATATTCTTCCGGAAAAGATGAAAGAAAAGTACTCCATTATACTGGAAAAATCTGATGCAGAAAATCAGGAAAACCCTATTGGACTTGGGTATCTGAAAATAGATAAAGTATAA
- a CDS encoding sulfite exporter TauE/SafE family protein, whose product MSEIIILFLGAISAGLLGSLTGLGGGVIIIPLLTLGFGVPMHYAIGASLISVVGTSSGAAVAFVKEGFTNMRIGMFLEIATTAGAIVGALVSGILNPNTIGIIFASILLLTVILNLKGKPDHQEPLIKGSLEDKLKLYGTFPDKGIVKSYSARNTVPGFFMMMFAGAMSGLLGIGSGALKVLAMDNMMKLPFKVSTTTSNFMIGVTAVASSLIYFQRGEIIPVIVAPVLIGVVIGSFIGSKTLMVSKTKKLKTFFAIVITILSIYMMYNGINQSFR is encoded by the coding sequence ATGTCAGAAATCATCATTCTCTTTCTTGGAGCAATCTCTGCCGGCCTTTTAGGCTCGCTTACCGGTTTAGGAGGAGGAGTTATCATCATCCCTTTATTGACGCTTGGTTTTGGCGTCCCTATGCATTACGCAATCGGAGCTTCTTTAATCTCTGTCGTAGGAACTTCTTCGGGAGCTGCTGTCGCTTTTGTTAAAGAAGGATTTACCAATATGAGAATCGGAATGTTTCTTGAAATAGCCACTACAGCAGGAGCTATCGTAGGAGCCCTTGTATCCGGAATACTTAATCCGAATACCATCGGAATTATTTTCGCAAGCATTCTTCTTCTTACCGTCATTTTAAACCTTAAAGGTAAACCCGATCATCAGGAACCTTTGATAAAAGGAAGTCTGGAAGATAAGCTAAAGCTTTACGGAACTTTCCCGGACAAAGGGATAGTTAAAAGTTATTCCGCAAGAAATACGGTCCCGGGATTCTTTATGATGATGTTTGCAGGGGCTATGTCCGGTCTTTTAGGAATAGGCTCAGGAGCCTTGAAGGTATTAGCAATGGATAATATGATGAAATTACCTTTCAAAGTTTCTACAACGACCAGTAACTTTATGATTGGGGTTACTGCTGTAGCAAGTTCTCTGATCTATTTTCAAAGAGGTGAGATTATTCCTGTCATTGTAGCTCCCGTATTAATTGGAGTAGTTATAGGAAGCTTCATAGGTTCAAAAACCTTAATGGTGTCCAAGACAAAAAAGCTGAAAACATTCTTTGCTATTGTGATCACTATTTTGTCAATTTATATGATGTATAACGGAATAAATCAAAGTTTCCGATGA
- a CDS encoding HdeD family acid-resistance protein yields the protein MPNLLKSFRNSVKHWYIPLILGILFIACGGYVFSSPVETYLALSILFSVSFIVSGLSDIFFAVNNAKLLNGWGLYLVTGLLSLIMGIYLVSYPHISMSILPFIVGFTVMFRSFQLLGISFDLKDAHILSWGNLAIFSVLGIILSLMLLANPIFSGISLVVLTGLSFIFVGIASVILAFNLKKMKDYPSKLSHELREKIDTLQNEINDRMK from the coding sequence ATGCCAAATTTATTAAAATCATTCAGAAACTCAGTAAAACACTGGTACATCCCACTTATCTTAGGGATCCTTTTTATTGCATGTGGAGGTTATGTATTCTCATCTCCTGTTGAAACCTATTTAGCGTTATCCATCCTTTTTAGCGTATCGTTTATCGTATCGGGTCTTTCCGATATCTTCTTCGCTGTTAATAATGCTAAACTCTTAAACGGATGGGGTTTATATCTGGTAACCGGACTGCTTTCCCTGATTATGGGAATTTACCTGGTATCTTATCCTCATATTTCAATGAGTATTTTGCCATTCATTGTAGGGTTCACGGTAATGTTCCGTTCTTTTCAATTATTAGGAATTTCGTTTGATCTAAAAGATGCCCATATACTTAGTTGGGGTAACCTTGCTATTTTCAGCGTTCTGGGGATCATATTATCTTTGATGCTTTTAGCTAATCCTATATTTTCAGGAATTTCATTAGTAGTCTTAACAGGTTTATCCTTTATTTTTGTAGGAATTGCTTCTGTAATCTTAGCATTCAATTTGAAAAAAATGAAAGATTATCCTAGCAAACTTAGTCATGAACTAAGAGAGAAAATAGATACTTTACAGAATGAAATCAATGATAGAATGAAATAA
- the gloA2 gene encoding SMU1112c/YaeR family gloxylase I-like metalloprotein, which translates to MKIHHIAIIGSNYEISKKFYTEILGLKIIREVYREERQSYKLDLAIGDHYVIELFSFPDSPARPSRPEACGLRHLAFSVESVSTKRNELLEKGLNCEDIRIDEFTGKEFFFTQDPDQLPLEFYEM; encoded by the coding sequence ATGAAAATTCATCATATAGCTATCATCGGCTCAAACTATGAAATATCTAAAAAATTCTATACGGAAATTCTGGGATTGAAGATAATCCGTGAAGTATACCGTGAAGAAAGACAATCCTATAAGCTTGATCTTGCTATTGGAGACCATTATGTAATTGAACTGTTTTCATTTCCGGATTCTCCTGCAAGGCCGTCTCGTCCTGAGGCTTGTGGCTTAAGGCATCTCGCATTTTCTGTAGAGAGTGTTTCTACAAAACGAAATGAGTTGCTTGAAAAAGGGCTGAATTGTGAAGATATACGGATTGATGAGTTTACGGGAAAAGAATTTTTCTTTACCCAGGATCCGGATCAGCTTCCTTTAGAGTTTTATGAAATGTAA
- a CDS encoding 5-(carboxyamino)imidazole ribonucleotide synthase, with translation MKIGILGGGQLGRMLIQSALKYDDEFYTLDPDSDAPCHNISYFTQGNFNDFETVLNFGKDKDVVTIEIEHVNADALAELENQGVKVVPNSKIIKTIQQKILQKEFYKAHHIPSPEFQVVWNSDEKIMMPLPFVQKMNTGGYDGKGVQVIKTEDDYQHLWKEASVIESLVDIDQELSVIVARNEMGETKTFPVTEMVADPKLNLLDFNICPVYLSEEVQKQIDSITEKFLNVVNSPGLFAIELFLDKEGKVWVNETAPRLHNSGHQSQEGNANSQFEQMYRVVKNLPLADTDAVTYSGMLNLVGAEGYAGKVIYEGMEEVLKLPKTYVHLYGKTETKSGRKMGHINVLADSKEELMEKLIKVKAMVRVIA, from the coding sequence ATGAAAATAGGAATTTTAGGAGGTGGACAGCTGGGAAGAATGCTGATACAGAGTGCGTTAAAATATGATGATGAATTTTACACTCTGGATCCCGATTCTGATGCACCTTGTCACAATATCTCTTATTTTACACAAGGGAATTTCAATGATTTTGAAACAGTTCTGAATTTTGGGAAGGATAAGGATGTTGTAACGATTGAGATCGAGCATGTGAATGCAGATGCATTGGCAGAGCTGGAAAACCAAGGGGTGAAAGTGGTTCCGAATTCTAAAATCATTAAGACAATTCAGCAGAAAATTCTTCAAAAGGAATTTTATAAAGCTCATCATATTCCAAGTCCGGAATTCCAGGTAGTCTGGAATAGTGACGAAAAAATTATGATGCCATTACCTTTTGTGCAGAAAATGAATACAGGAGGATATGATGGAAAGGGAGTTCAGGTTATTAAAACGGAAGACGATTATCAGCATTTATGGAAAGAGGCTTCTGTGATAGAAAGCCTTGTAGACATTGATCAAGAACTTTCTGTGATTGTTGCCAGAAATGAAATGGGGGAAACCAAAACTTTTCCGGTTACGGAAATGGTGGCTGATCCCAAACTGAATTTATTGGATTTTAATATCTGTCCGGTTTACTTAAGTGAAGAGGTTCAAAAACAGATTGACTCAATTACTGAGAAATTTTTAAATGTGGTGAATTCTCCAGGGCTTTTTGCCATTGAATTATTCCTGGATAAAGAAGGGAAAGTCTGGGTGAATGAAACGGCTCCAAGACTGCATAATTCCGGGCACCAAAGCCAGGAAGGAAATGCTAATTCTCAATTTGAGCAGATGTACCGTGTGGTAAAAAATTTACCTTTGGCTGATACGGATGCTGTTACTTATAGTGGAATGCTGAATTTGGTAGGCGCTGAAGGATATGCGGGGAAAGTGATTTATGAAGGAATGGAAGAGGTATTAAAGCTTCCAAAGACCTATGTTCATCTTTATGGAAAAACAGAGACCAAATCAGGAAGGAAAATGGGACATATCAATGTATTGGCGGATTCTAAGGAAGAGCTGATGGAGAAGCTGATTAAAGTAAAAGCAATGGTCAGAGTGATTGCATAA
- a CDS encoding DUF1634 domain-containing protein, whose product MRKNFTDVDLNRSVGNLLRLGVILSVAISLVGFIKLFLEGFKMPKNYSALETGSSSEKVWSLFWESLCKGEGMAIIQLGILVLIFTPLMRIVFALIGYLKEKDYTYVVISSIVLAIMAISFFTGYAH is encoded by the coding sequence ATGAGAAAGAATTTCACAGATGTTGATTTAAACCGTTCGGTGGGAAACCTTTTAAGGCTTGGGGTTATTTTATCCGTAGCCATATCTCTTGTTGGCTTTATAAAGCTATTTTTAGAAGGCTTCAAAATGCCTAAAAATTATTCCGCATTGGAAACGGGTTCTTCTTCTGAAAAAGTATGGAGTCTCTTTTGGGAATCCTTGTGTAAGGGTGAAGGTATGGCCATCATTCAATTGGGAATTCTTGTTCTCATATTCACCCCGCTTATGAGGATTGTCTTTGCACTTATAGGATATCTCAAAGAAAAAGATTACACCTATGTTGTGATTTCATCCATCGTTTTAGCTATTATGGCTATTAGCTTTTTTACAGGCTATGCCCACTAA